AATGtaatatttcatcatatattgtgtgttatagtGCTTAATAGAAAAAATTTGATACAAAATCTTCCTATATGAAAGTCACACAATGTAAAATGTACATTCTCTATGTCAACcaagtttttcccaaaaccagGAGAATGAATGAATACAACAAAAAAAGGTTCTTACAGGGTAAGGTAAAGGAAAATTATCAGAATTGTTAATGGTAAGTGTTAACCCCAAGTGTTAAATAGAAAAACTTGTTCACAATATGCACTTCAGAGCCCATATAGTAAATATCAGTGAAACTTGTCCTATGAACCTAAAACTCCATGCCAATGGGAACTTTGTACACCATGCTAGGACACAAATTAGTAGGCCAAAATGACCATATGAtttcccttcaattttttttttttttttattactaatgattGTAGAAGACATGATTATACTAAGGTTATCACCCATACtattaacaacaaataaaatctgAAAATCAAGAACAAGGAATAATTAACAGGCAAGGCAGGAAGGACTAATAACTAACTCCTTAGCATCTAAGTCCTAATCACTGTAAACATCAAACCAAAAGCACAAGAGACCTGGCATAAAATTTTGCGGTCCTGACATAAAATAGGTAAGAGTTTGCAACAGGATCACATCCAAAGACCAAGTCTCAACTAGAAAGTGTCCAATCATGAAGTAatgtgtgcgtacatgccatCCATTTGGACTGGGTTAAAATAGTTCTGGTAATTACtttgaaaatactaaaatattatttGCTAGAGAAAATCAgcaaaaaaaggacaataaaactACCCACCATACTGTGACAAGATAGCTTTTAACTCAAGAAAGCAAtccaagctctatcttgccaaatatatatggtttgttgAACATGTTCCAAAATTAAACAGTAAAAGTAAACAGGTCCACATCCCTAACAATGTTTACAAAGTTAAATTATACACTGCCTAAGGAAATAACGCAACTGCATTAGTAAGGTTTACAGTTCATATGCCTATTTTTGTGGTAACCCGAGATTTAGGATAGATTTCACGTGTCCATTAGTTTGCGATGGGGACTGTCTCTGACAGACGCAATCTTGCAAACTTTTACAAGTTTGTGGACCTGTTAAAAAACATCTAgggaattaataataaataattaataaaaggtaGGAaaagttaggtttggattttgggtttgcatgataACAACATGCCCATAACCAGGGTAAGTAACAAATACCttaaccccttttaatttttcaaacaAGTGTCTGCACATGCATCAGTTCATGGAGGGAAAAACCTGTCACCATAAGGTTAATTTACTGCTGTAAATTTACTTACCCTTACAGAAGGCATTTTAGTGCAACTGTTTGAATATACATTAATACTGCACTACTGGTAAGCGTATATACCAATACAcaatttggaaaattttccatGTATGACAATCAGGATTACAAGAAAAAAGTATGGAGTGGTTTCCTAGACAAAAACAGACACTTATCTATGGCAGAAGGTATGCAAATCAAAAACAAAGGAGAGGACAGAAGAAAGATCAATCCATTACTTTCTAAATCCTTGTTTACCTTGCAAGGACCAAAAATTTAACGCATAACTCATTACTGCAATCTATCtagtagtccatgtattactaggctactacctactactactactaccatctgTTGACATattaatgtatttgttttattatacttcttttaaGTGTCTGGGCATTGCCAGATATCACTAGAGCTTAATTACTCTCAGGGATTTCTGAGAACTGGGAATAAGGGGTTAAAGCCATAGGAGGTTTATGAGGGCTCTAGGGAACATATGGATCGTactgtataaatcccacagggttaaggttaggttggttaattGGTTTGGACACATTGTAAGATTCCCATGGGGGGTCTGGATTATGTAAAATCttgcagatttaaaaaaaaaaagatgggtttGATTCCTGTAGTTTTTTCTAAAGTTGCCACATCTGTGcatagactttcaaagatggcagGGACGTCCATAGTTTCATTAGAAGTTTGTAAACAATCTTTGTGCTTGCTtgttatcaaatcacatcaagattgtcagcTGGTGAATGCAACGAATATGATCATCAGATTTCTTCTCATCACACAAGAACAAACCTGATGATATAAAACATTGTTCGAGAAGACCAAACTCCCACAGTCAAAAAATTAACCCACAAAGTCTACAAAAGCAAAACTTACCGAGGACATTCTGGGTTCGTGTGGCGAGAATGATGATCTCTGTCCGGGCAGGTGTGTGGCGCACCTGGACACCAGAGTAGCCGTCCTCGGCCAACTCATTGGTGAGGAATCTGTTCAGCTCGGCCCTGAAGGCACCGTCCTTGACGAACTGTCGAAGAAAACCAAAATTTAGCAACAAAATTCACATAACTTATGTTCTGCCCAGCCATGAGATTCTAGTGTTAATGAAGGCAGATACATTAATACAGATGGTGGCACCTGCGACAGGATAACAGGTAATGACAATAGAGTACGTTAACAAGACACCCATTCTACCTTTTAAAACCGCTTTGAAAACCATTTCTCtataaaatcattgcatataTTCTCTCCAAGTCCACATGAAACCTGCTCTAATTTGTAGGCTCACCACGAGCTTAGCCTGATAGCACCAAAGGCCAAAGGACAATATTCTGTCAAAGCTTGACCGCACTCCACATGATACGTATCCAAAGGTCTTAAAATTCAATTAAGATGACCCAATGTGCTTTTAGTTACTCCGAGTGCGCCGAAGGGTATAGTGAGCTAGACACTGGCAGAAGCAGACGTGTGGAGAtcaagtcattaaaaaaaaagttactttccTTCAATTTcaacttttagaaaaaaataaataaaataaaaatggctgATGAATTAAATTGAATGAAATCAATCACTCGCTACTAATCGTGCGTTTACGAACAATAAAAGGCTTTACACCAGCTCGGCCAATATTCTACCTGTTTGCAGCACACATGCCGGACCAATCATATCCACAGCAAGGAAACTTATAATATAATCGATAACAAACAGAAGTGATCGTCAATACTTCCTTAACTTAAATATTTGTCCTTTCCAGGATCTTTGAGAATTAAGAGATTTTGCATTTCTAAAAAGTTACCACGGTTTCTAGTCATAAATATTAACCACTAAATTAAAAAGACCAAACTGATAGCATCCCCTTGATGCAAAACACGGGTAAATAAGAGCAAATTACGGGAAATTGATTCGAAATCGAACACAAGACTAACACTTGAGGCGAGAAAAACAAGCCAGCGTGACACAACGGATATTAGTCAGATTTAACTCCGTCCTGGACCTAATTCCAGCACAAACGAACCTAAAGACCCGATTAAAGAGCGAAAATCCCCAGAAAGAAGCGACATCTTCCCGTAATACacgatgaaacaaacaaacaaaaaagacccaCGACGTCGCCTCCGCACAACACGCCGAACGCATGTTTTCCCCGAACATCACTTCTCGTGGCATTTTCTCACCAAACCACCCGATTCGAGCCATTAAAAACCCCCACACGAAAGACCACCATTACCAAAATGTCTCCCCATCACGTTATAAAAGCGTAGAAGTACAAGAAACGGCCCAAATCGACCCAAAATAAgcaccttcttcttcttgttgatCGCGGTCGCCATCTTGACGGAAAGAGCGAGTGCGGGCGACTGAGGGCTCGGGCTGCCTTTTGGTAAATAAGTCACcgtctctttcttcgtttctcctttccGATTGGGGTTATTTACGTGCGAGATATTTTTCGTTGgcttttatcgtattttttaaaaggaaaggtaCGTCCTGGAGATGCTACTGGTTTAAGTTTTTGATGCTGTGAAGATAGACGATTTCGTCACGTTGGTCTGTTAAACGCGATGCATTATTATCtgttgaatttatgtatatatttatttattcatggtaATACTAAAACCTACAAATACAGATAATACAAAAGCTAGAAGGTAATTTACAAGTACGGACACGGAAAATATCTCCCGAAAAATATTTCAATGACCACAGTATAAAACTTTTACCACCCTATCCCAAAGCCcttaaaattattgaaaatgcacctaaaatttaacaaaattatattCAGCGTAAAAGGTAATTCGTTTTTCCCTAAGTTGCGCATCTCGCCCGTCACTTGTTTCGAAACCACAACAAGACTCACGCAGCGATTCAACAAATTTCAACTTTTCTTCAATAATGGAGTCTTTAGGAGCAGGAAGAATGTCTTCATCGCAACGAGAGGATCTCATGGACCAAGTTAAGCAACAGATAGTTATTGCCAACACACAAGAACTGCTGACGGTGAGGAAAAAAGGGCATTTGTCGGGCTCGAAAATCCGGCGTCGTCTGCATTCGGGATGGaaaaattgcataatatatattttttatataaatttaattgaaATTGTGGTTAATAGAATGTGAATAATGGGATTGTAGTGATGTAGATTTTGATTTATTGTTCCAGAGGTGTTCTTGCAATTTGTTTTTACATGATTTGGATTTTGAGAGCATGCCAGGCTAGTCTGGCACTGACTTGACCcctaaaagatatattattatatatataataataattgctgtaTTTTGGTATTCATATCACTTAGACGAAagattataagattttttttattatttccatccaTTTGGCACACCTTTTCTTTCCATcctgagattttttttgttttcaagttCATCGAAATTGTGGTTTACATGGCGACCAACTGTAAGAGTATCTTTAAATGCCATTTTTTTCAATTGATTTTCAAGAAAGTTTCAAGAATAATATTCATACTGATCAtaattttgtttgctttttgatATCCAGTTAGATTTGAAATTGAATGATATAAAACTGGAGCAGAAATACTATTCTAGGGGATATAGTTTtacttattgttgatattgtttgcTTATTTTCTGTGACCTCAGTTTTGTAATTCTAATTATCAAATATACGTCCTTTTAGTGCAATGGTTCCTtgcctttttcattcttttggcCTAACCActttataataatcttaatgactTTGGGCAGTGACTGTCACCTCTTTAGATTCAGCTATTGCTTGTTTATCAATCGTTTTTCCGTTGTGTTCATAAAAttattgattgtttttattatcatttattattataaatcattattatcataagtatcttttttttttttttttttttttaataaagatgaCTGTGTCTAATTTGTACCTAATTATTAGATAGTGGgtcagatatttaaaaaataggtaGAATATCAGAACCAGTATTGAGATATATAGTTTGTAAAGTACAAGTGAAGTATATTTGATATGACTAACTTATTTAGGTAAGCTTTAGCTTTTTAAATAGAagttaaagaaatagaaataggtgCATTAAATTCAACTTTGgctatttcattttactttcgtttgattttttgtttttgatgcatGGTCTCATAGGGATGTTGATAATGGATTTACATAAATAtcaagagaattatgataatactgatataccacttttaaaagaagaacatcgttttttttttttttttttttttttttttttttttttttttttttttgtgcttaaaTCTTATGAGAGAGGCTTCATTTGCATTGTGAGTGACAAATTGTATCCCTAATTTAAAGAATTCCTTTTGGCATGAGAatttctttttctacattttttttattgtgtgtaatAAGAtgcttataatatttttattaggaaTCCTTGATGTGTAATGAGTagatgagcttttttttttttttttttttttttttttttttttttttatttttgttttttttttttttttttttttttttgttgtgtgtgtgtgtgtgtgtgtgtgtgtgtgtgtgtgtgtgtgtgtgtgtgtgtgtgtgtgtgtgtgtgtgtgtgtgtgtgtgtgtgtgtgtgtgtgtgtgaaattgttatccttttttccttttcattttcaaccCAGTGTTACTGGGAAGGGCATGCATATACATGTCAattccactgtgattttagtttagttCAGTCTTATCTATaccattttttatctcttttccttaattttttttttttttttttgctattgataTTTTAGTgacattataataaccataatgtcaataataagaatagtagtatTCAGTATcaataacattagaaaaaaaatcccaaaaaatcaaagaatgGAGATGTTAGGTAAAGTTATGCTAATTGCCTCCTTGGTGGATAGCACTTGTGAAATTatttatgtgtaaacaaaattcacaaagcaAAATATGGACATTACAATTGGTTAATCTTGCTCAAATGTATAGCTTGCCAAAGTACTAGTAACTCTCTTTATATTGACTATTTTATGAATGTTTACAAGCATATTACAGAGTAttactgtcttttcttttctttcagaaaatgggagagaaatgcTTCACCAAATGTATTCCAAAACCGGGATCCTCCTTAGATAGCTCAGAACAGGTAAGATTAATTACATTTTagtattctgtaataataatgaaggttgATTTCATCTTCAATGGAATGTTGACTTGTGAAATAAATGTACTTCAttgaattatgatatatatccaaAATCTAAATGTTTCTTATGGAAATGTGATAAACTTTGTAACCATCACCACTTCATGAAGTACAATAGATGTTGGCCAATTACAGATTAGTTTGTCTCTTGGAAATACACAGGAATTTCAAGTTACATGCTAATCAATaacacatacattcattataatttatatagtgtaacagaaattttaaattatagatatattaaaaggcaaagagaaaaacaaaatgtcTGCTATTCAGTAACCcaactttttcatatttatattgtttgtagGCCTTCTTTTTGGTTTAATTTATTATGTACATTAGTATTTGCTGGCTGTCACAGAAAATTCAGGTCTGTGCTTTTAGTTTTCCTGTAAAATGCTGTATTATATTGATTCAGCTAATTTTGCATAGACTTTTCTTCTCgaccttctcttcttcatcatccccttcttctgtccacttcctaaggtgtaagagccatgctgaaaggatgaaaggctggctttgtgtcagtcatgaacggcctctgGGAGCCCTGGTCacagtattcccttggttaattgtctagcccttacccctcatggggaccctgagggtagaccatttcctctccccatttatttcaggctcaccataaCCAGTGATAATGTTTTATCCTTATTAAGGGTgttaaggcttgccccttcatcaactagcctgtaaatttgatttcattggtttctCGAACCCtacctctcctttgaccatggctccaactgatactaataccacctcctcgat
The genomic region above belongs to Penaeus monodon isolate SGIC_2016 chromosome 16, NSTDA_Pmon_1, whole genome shotgun sequence and contains:
- the LOC119582502 gene encoding mitochondrial import inner membrane translocase subunit Tim13-like → MESLGAGRMSSSQREDLMDQVKQQIVIANTQELLTKMGEKCFTKCIPKPGSSLDSSEQKCLAMCMDRYMDAWNLVSRTYTSRLQREKNFQ